In a single window of the Paenibacillus sp. MMS20-IR301 genome:
- a CDS encoding IS3 family transposase, translating into MEEHRSMFRIEKMCSVLGVSRSGYYKWRKTPPSDRKKRQEQLVKRIEYHFYDNDKIYGSPKITKKLQEEGFTVGEKTVGRLMRAHKFRSEAMRKFNVQTTDSNHDFPIAPNWLNQHFDVCTQPNQVWVTDITYIRTRQGTVYLASVLDLFTRKIVGWKLGNRMKVELVSGALARAYEAQQPGKGLIHHSDRGSQYASADYRKKLKEYHMIRSMSRRGNCYDNACIESFHSILKRELIYRRKFETQKEAEHQLFQYIEFFYNRKRIHSKLGYLSPDRFESLYYRNLKLAK; encoded by the coding sequence ATTGAGGAACACCGTTCCATGTTCCGGATTGAGAAGATGTGCAGCGTACTTGGCGTCTCCCGCAGCGGCTACTATAAATGGCGAAAGACCCCTCCCAGTGACCGAAAGAAACGACAGGAGCAGTTGGTGAAGCGCATTGAGTACCACTTTTACGATAACGATAAAATCTATGGCAGTCCGAAAATCACCAAAAAGCTGCAAGAAGAAGGGTTTACGGTGGGTGAAAAAACCGTAGGCCGACTCATGCGGGCGCATAAGTTCCGTTCCGAAGCCATGAGAAAATTCAATGTCCAGACGACGGATTCCAACCATGATTTCCCGATTGCCCCCAACTGGCTAAACCAGCATTTTGATGTGTGTACCCAACCGAACCAGGTATGGGTAACGGATATTACCTACATCCGAACACGCCAAGGCACGGTCTATTTGGCAAGCGTATTAGACTTATTTACGCGTAAGATTGTAGGCTGGAAGCTAGGGAACCGGATGAAAGTGGAACTGGTATCTGGCGCGCTAGCGAGGGCCTACGAGGCTCAGCAGCCGGGGAAGGGACTGATCCACCATTCAGACCGGGGAAGCCAGTACGCCTCTGCAGACTACCGGAAAAAGCTGAAAGAGTACCATATGATTCGTAGCATGAGCCGCCGTGGAAACTGCTACGACAATGCTTGCATTGAATCGTTCCACAGCATTCTGAAACGGGAACTCATTTACCGCAGAAAGTTTGAGACGCAAAAAGAAGCTGAACACCAACTGTTTCAATACATTGAGTTCTTTTACAACCGGAAGCGAATCCACAGTAAACTGGGATACCTGTCTCCGGATCGCTTCGAATCCCTATACTACCGTAATCTAAAACTTGCAAAATGA
- a CDS encoding transposase, with protein MPEEVNAVSERKRYNRKFKEETVKYIQEQRKSMDEIALELNIPKGTLKGWMSTYRQFPDEPFVGSGRLRSQEQQIVDLEQKNKDLEEEIAILKKAMHIFSKDRS; from the coding sequence ATGCCAGAAGAGGTGAACGCCGTGTCAGAACGGAAGCGATATAACCGAAAGTTTAAAGAAGAAACGGTAAAGTACATCCAAGAACAACGGAAGTCCATGGATGAGATTGCCCTCGAGCTCAATATTCCAAAAGGAACACTGAAGGGTTGGATGAGCACGTACCGTCAGTTCCCCGATGAACCGTTTGTAGGCAGTGGCCGGCTGCGTAGCCAAGAACAACAGATTGTGGACCTCGAGCAAAAGAATAAGGATCTGGAAGAGGAGATCGCCATCTTAAAAAAAGCCATGCACATCTTCAGCAAAGACCGGAGCTAG
- a CDS encoding ABC transporter ATP-binding protein, whose product MSAKLVMKQVTKTYGDGDGALTVLKNLDFTVNEGEFVAVLGPSGSGKSTFLSAAGALLTPTSGEIVIDGESLSGKDKGGLTELRLHKIGFMFQSAQLLPFLKVEEQLLYVAKLAKISTKEAKVRAAYLLKRLEIWERRNVYPEHLSGGEKQRVAIARAWMNKPAILFADEPTASLDYSRGREVVRMIADEVRSEGKAAVMVTHDERMLEWCDRVLHLEDGVLVG is encoded by the coding sequence ATGAGCGCCAAGCTGGTGATGAAGCAAGTAACCAAAACCTACGGGGACGGAGACGGGGCATTGACCGTACTGAAGAACCTTGATTTTACAGTGAATGAAGGTGAATTCGTAGCTGTACTAGGACCTTCCGGTTCCGGCAAAAGCACCTTCCTCTCCGCAGCCGGTGCGCTGCTGACCCCAACCAGCGGTGAAATTGTCATCGACGGCGAATCGCTCAGCGGCAAGGACAAGGGGGGCTTAACTGAGCTTCGTCTGCACAAGATCGGCTTCATGTTCCAGAGTGCCCAGCTGCTGCCATTCCTCAAAGTCGAGGAGCAGCTGCTCTATGTGGCCAAGCTGGCCAAGATTAGCACGAAGGAAGCTAAGGTTCGCGCGGCTTATCTGCTGAAACGCCTGGAAATCTGGGAGCGCCGCAACGTGTATCCCGAGCATCTGTCCGGCGGGGAGAAGCAGCGTGTCGCCATTGCCCGGGCCTGGATGAACAAACCGGCGATCCTGTTCGCGGATGAGCCGACGGCGAGTCTCGATTACAGCCGCGGCCGGGAAGTGGTGCGGATGATCGCGGATGAGGTCCGAAGCGAAGGTAAAGCTGCTGTCATGGTAACCCATGACGAGCGGATGCTGGAGTGGTGTGACCGGGTGCTCCATCTGGAGGATGGAGTGCTGGTGGGCTAA